The genomic segment TTCCATGTTGTCAGAGAAATAGCTAGATTGCTCAACCACTATATCGTAGAAACTGCCGTGTGCTTTATAATCTTTAATACCCTTAGCTGTTGAAGAATGATAATAGGTTTCCTTAGTTGAATTGTAGgatagaaagatttttttttttttgaagtcagATATGCGATTGGTTTGTTATTCCTTACATTATATTGATAAACATATTAATAAATGAATGTTCGACGTCATGTTCAGTAACTGCATGCCTGCCTTTACTGGTAATGCATTAGTGGATAAGTTTAAACTGCTGTCATGTTTTTTGTTTGGTTACAAAGCTTCAATTAGAAACATGAGATGGCTGAAATGTTAGATTTATCACAGCGAATAGTGTATTATAAATCCTATCTCATGAGATTTTCTGAAGATAGAGATGCAAAAGTATTGGTGGTTTTCTTAAGTTTGTAAATGAAAGTTATCACATAATGATCCATGCTAAATGAACCAAGTTTGGAAGGAATTTCTTTGCAGTTAGTCTGGGCACCTTACAATCTCTTTGAATAACTGTTTCCTTTTCAGCaacatccttcttttttttttctggttgttgggggggggggggggggggtgtggaaGAGAAAGATGATCAGTCTATCATCACAGAATTTTCAAAGTTTTAACTTGGAGACTTGGACTAAATGGTGCTTTCAGTTTACCTATTCTCCTCAAAGAGCATTAGTCTAGGATAGtaaatatttatgtttttaGAGATTGATGCGTTAAACTTGTCAAGTACTGTAAACTTTCCCCTGTTCTTTACCAGTGGGGGCTGAAGCCGATGATGACAAAATCGAGCTCCTCTTGTCTGAAGTCAAAGGTAAAGACATAACTGAACTTATTGCTTCTGGGAGGGAGAAGGTCGCATCAGTGCCCTCCGGTGGTGGTGCCATTGCAGTTGCAGCACCTGCTGGAGGTGGTGGTGCTGCAGCTCCTGCAGCAGATGAgccaaagaaagaagagaaggtggaagagaaagaagaatcaGATGAGGTATGACTTGTTATAACAGCTTATAAGTTTCTTTTACAAATCATGTATCCAATTCATCAGCTCTTTAATCATAATTCAATGTCTTTGGATTGAGTTTTGCTGCCGCCCATTGGTGCGCTTGAAAGTTACATGATCAACCAAGCTTGCCTGACTTTGCCCAGTTTTACCTGCCTGAACTTTTGTTTAAGACTCTGTTACTAAGCAGTACAGAACCTGCCACCTGACTAGAAATGATTCCTGCACCTGTCTGGCCCTTCGCTAGCACATCCAGAGAATCCACATGTTGTTTATATGATTCTCATTTGGAACAAATAATTCCATTTCCATACTTCATTTGATGTTCCTATAGAAATTgattcataatatttttctagGTTAGACGATTGCCTCTTATAAAACTTCttgcagatttacagtcacatTTAAGACATTGCATGCTTTTGTTCATAGTCTAGCATTATTTGTTCTCATATGCATGTATAACTTATCTATGACTCATGTTTGTTTCACTATTATTCAGTGCTGAAACACTGATCAGCTGATTGATCTCATTTTTGTTTGACTTCGTGCAGGATATGGGCTTTAGTTTGTTTGACTGAGTGGTATTAGTCTTTTTGGAACACTAAGTAGAGGTTGATCTGCAAGATACTAGGATTTTTATTACAGACTGAATCTTTTGTCTGGAACGGCAAGGCGTCATGCCTCTATATTTCGTGTATTGTAGCAAGTCTCAAATAGGTCTTGGTCAGCATGCTCTCGCATGTATTCTGTTTGGGTGCATTAGTTTATGAATCAATTTTGAACATCATCCTAATTTGTTTCATGGTTTTAGTATCCAGTTCTTGTGCTTGCCTTGGCATTGGTATCTTCTGCTTGGTGCTCTCAACTCATCGAACcttttaatgtcttgatatTTCCAGGTGTTCTCTTCAATTTTGCTCTAAACAGTTTTAGTCCCTTTATATATCTCCATTTCAATATATTGATATTTCCAGGTGTTTCATTCCATTTTCGCTCTAATCAACCTTTTGATACGTTGATGTttccaaatattttttcttttgattttccctCAGATTATTTTTTTCGTATGGCTCACTTTTGATATGTTGATGTGCGCCGATGTTTCTTTAATTTTCTGAAATATTCCTCGCTCTGTGCGAGCACTGGCTTACGCTCATACACAAAATGGAGGAATTTGATCAGACTTGAACGATTTAAAACCGCTTATCATCTATGATTCGGTTGCTTATTTCATCAAAAGAACATCACTCAGTTGCCTACAAACCTAAATTAaaccaaagaaaataaaaagtttcCAAgccaaaataagaataaatacGGATCAAAAACCTTCCAGGCTAAGTGTCCATAAGAAAAGCTAAAATTCATGAATAATTGAACAAGGTAAAAGTAATGAGCAAGCATCTTACATCAGTCAGGTGGTAATTGGACCACTTACCTGATCAGTCATCAAG from the Phoenix dactylifera cultivar Barhee BC4 chromosome 14, palm_55x_up_171113_PBpolish2nd_filt_p, whole genome shotgun sequence genome contains:
- the LOC103706089 gene encoding 60S acidic ribosomal protein P2B-like codes for the protein MKVVAAYLLAVLGGNTCPTADDLKDILGSVGAEADDDKIELLLSEVKGKDITELIASGREKVASVPSGGGAIAVAAPAGGGGAAAPAADEPKKEEKVEEKEESDEDMGFSLFD